Proteins encoded within one genomic window of Corvus hawaiiensis isolate bCorHaw1 chromosome 9, bCorHaw1.pri.cur, whole genome shotgun sequence:
- the GPR52 gene encoding G-protein coupled receptor 52 yields MNQSRWIEWRTLNMSSSVMNISEHLSCPLGFGHYNAVDICILETVVIVLLTFLIIAGNLTVIFVFHCAPLLHHYTTSYFIQTMAYADLFVGVSCLVPTLSLLHYSTGVHESLTCQVFGYIISVLKSVSMACLACISVDRYLAITKPLSYNQLVTPCRLRICISLIWIYSCLIFLPSFFGWGKPGYHGDIFEWCATSWLTNAYFTGFIVCLLYAPAAFVICFTYFHIFKICRQHTKEISDRRARFPNHEGDAAGETGHSPDRRYAMVLFRITSVFYVLWLPYIIYFLLESSRVLENPALSFLTTWLAISNSFCNCVIYSLSNSVFRLGLRRLSETICSSCMCSKDRDVRDPKPRKRANSCSI; encoded by the coding sequence ATGAACCAGTCCCGATGGATTGAATGGAGGACTCTGAATATGAGCAGTAGTGTTATGAACATATCTGAGCACCTCTCCTGCCCTCTTGGATTTGGTCACTACAATGCAGTTGACATCTGTATCCTTGAGACAGTCGTTATTGTCTTgctaacatttttaattattgcGGGTAACTTAACTGTGATATTTGTTTTCCACTGTGCTCCACTCCTGCATCATTACACCACCAGCTATTTTATTCAGACCATGGCCTATGCTGATCTTTTTGTTGGAGTCAGCTGCTTGGTTCCTACTTTGTCACTGCTCCACTACTCAACAGGTGTCCATGAGTCCTTGACTTGTCAAGTTTTTGGATACATCATCTCTGTGCTCAAAAGTGTATCTATGGCATGTCTTGCTTGCATCAGTGTGGATCGCTATCTCGctataacaaagcctctctccTATAATCAACTGGTCACACCTTGTCGCTTGAGAATCTGCATCAGTCTGATCTGGATATACTCTTGTCTGATCTTCTTGCCTTCCTTCTTTGGTTGGGGAAAACCTGGTTACCATGGAGATATTTTTGAATGGTGTGCTACCTCCTGGCTAACTAATGCCTACTTTACTGGCTTTATCGTGTGCTTACTATACgctcctgctgcctttgtcaTATGTTTCACCTATTTCCACATCTTTAAAATTTGCCGGCAGCACACCAAAGAGATAAGTGATCGGAGAGCTCGATTCCCTAACCACGaaggggatgctgctggggaGACTGGGCACAGCCCCGACCGCCGCTATGCCATGGTTTTGTTCCGGATAACCAGTGTGTTCTACGTGCTGTGGCTCCCTTATATCATTTACTTTCTGCTGGAAAGCTCGAGGGTGTTGGAAAACCCAGCACTCTCCTTCCTAACAACGTGGCTTGCTATAAGCAATAGTTTCTGCAACTGTGTGATTTATAGCCTCTCCAACAGCGTGTTCAGGCTGGGACTGCGGAGACTGTCAGAGACAATCTGTTCATCTTGTATGTGTTCAAAAGACAGGGATGTACGGGACCCTAAGCCAAGGAAACGGGCTAATTCCTGCTCCATTTAA